In a single window of the Fusarium falciforme chromosome 3, complete sequence genome:
- a CDS encoding ABC transporter domain-containing protein — MDSDSSDTQRVYDQTPTNGLEHDDSDWALKPNIAAFKQRAKTSGFPDRELGVTWQNLNVKVIAADAAVHENVVSQFNIPTLIQESRHKPPLKAIINNSHGCVKPGEMLLVLGRPGSGCTTLLNMIANKRRGYATVSGDVHYGSMSTKEAQNYRGQIVMNTEEELFFLFLTIR; from the coding sequence ATGGACTCGGACAGTAGCGACACCCAGAGGGTCTACGACCAGACTCCTACGAACGGTCTTGAGCACGATGATTCTGACTGGGCGCTGAAGCCCAATATCGCCGCTTTCAAGCAACGCGCCAAAACATCAGGCTTCCCTGACCGTGAGCTTGGTGTGACTTGGCAAAACTTGAACGTTAAAGTCATCGCAGCCGATGCGGCTGTCCACGAAAACGTTGTCTCCCAGTTCAACATCCCAACACTCATCCAAGAGTCCCGGCACAAACCTCCTCTAAAGGCCATCATCAATAATAGCCATGGTTGCGTCAAGCCCGGAGAGATGCTACTCGTCCTCGGTCGACCCGGCTCTGGATGCACGACGCTCCTCAACATGATTGCTAATAAGCGACGAGGATACGCCACTGTCTCTGGCGATGTTCACTATGGATCTATGTCTACTAAGGAGGCCCAGAACTATAGGGGCCAGATCGTGATGAACACCGAAGAGGAATTATTCTTTCTATTCCTTACTATTAGATAA
- a CDS encoding FAA-hydrolase domain-containing protein, giving the protein MSSFSHLIRFECEEDDKAYFADLGLDSDQLPSPGTKLGAFKSFDGLINKREKIMTLRRFAPIGPTLICPEVFADNTSAYVLTRVNGEIRQKADLQKDMIFPQRSFLAI; this is encoded by the exons ATGTCGTCCTTCTCCCATCTGATCCGCTTCGAATGTGAAGAGGACGATAAGGCCTACTTTGCCGACCTCGGACTCGATTCTGATCAGTTGCCTTCTCCAGGAACAAAGCTGGGTGCATTCAAGTCGTTCGAtggcctcatcaacaagcGCGAGAAAATCATGACTTTACGGCGG TTTGCGCCTATTGGCCCAACATTGATCTGCCCGGAGGTTTTTGCCGACAATACATCTGCTTACGTCCTCACACGGGTCAACGGCGAGATCCGACAAAAAGCGGATCTGCAAAAGGACATGATATTTCCCCAGAGATCGTTCTTAGCCATATAA